The Entelurus aequoreus isolate RoL-2023_Sb linkage group LG04, RoL_Eaeq_v1.1, whole genome shotgun sequence nucleotide sequence AAGGGCTGAAACAAGTGAGGACGCTAATCAACAAATCGAAGGCAGGTGCAAACAATTAGTGTCCATGGCAACCAAAAGTAAATGGAAAGAAGGTAGAGAACCTAAACAGACTTAAACATGGGAAAAAAGCTACTAAACATAAATCAAGACATGACCCGGGCGAAGGGTCATGACAAATACTTTActctaagttgaagtggagtggtaattgggtttttttggcgacacctgcTAATTTAAATACTTCTCTAAGCactgttgaatgatgcggacaagTTTATTACTGGATACTTTTAACACACTTCAGTCTTGGAAACTTTGTATAAtactaaaataattgtattattattacttggttgtattgacaaatgtcaggTTTTAGACAGCAGTAGTGTTCAATTAAGCACACCCATTATgtccagcttgtgtgctattttgtgcttagccGCTCAGTAGCTGCTCGCTCCTAGTAGcacatagcctaccatgtttaccttttgtaaatgacttcactaaaatacatgaAAAGACCAAtcttgtgcttattggaggacatttagatgttaactggctgtcgagCTTTGTACACGTCTGCTTTCACCTGTGATTTTAGATACACGCCTATATCCGATATTTATTTTgctgatatctgatatcaatattgctTCAAGACACCTCTACCAGTAAAGTACTAGTACAAATGATAAAAATTAAATGTTGCGCTAGTGCCTTTAGAGCCTTCACCTCAATGAAGATGGTGATTTTTGAAAGGTaggtcctccaggtgctcttAGAGAAGCCCTCAAAACAGGTTGTAGCTCTGTTTGTGCTGTTGATGGTAGAGAAGAAGGTGACGGATATCCCTCCTCCTACAATGGTCAGCCACACAGCCGCGCACACCATTGCGGCGTTCCTGCGCGTGCGGATGGAGCGGGAGCGGAAAGGGTAGACTATTGCTAAAAAGCGGTCCACGCTGATGCAGGTGAGAAAGAGCATGCTACCATAGATGTTAGTGATGAAGGCTGTTCCTGATATCTTACACAGTCCATCTCCAAAGGGCCAGTGCCGGTTCACATTGTAGAAGACCTTGAACGGCAGCGTAAAAACAAAGACTAAATCAGATAGTGCTAAATTAGTCATGAACATTGTCGTTTCGTTGCGCATCTTCATGCGGAAGCAGAAGACAAACAGTGCAGCGCAGTTGGTGATGAGACCTAAGACGAAGACCACACTGTAGACCACCGAATACAAGTTGTACTTGAAGGAGTCGTCAATGCCACAGTCCTCCATCCCGGTCTCATTAAGCACCAAACTCGCCATGATGACGGTGAGGAGGTCTTGGAGGAACAAGCTCACACCAGAATGTCGTGGTCCGCAGGAGAGAAGCTGGATATGTCTGGATCGGAAGTGTCAGCAGGGGATCCCCCAGGCAAGCCTTCTCCAAACCATGGCGGACACATAAATGGAAGCAGTCAGGATGCTCGGCGCTCCTATGGAGGGAAGAGGAAGACGCCCACGTCATTTCCTCACAATAAATGTTCGGACCGCATAAAGCAACAAGAACTTATCTGACAGAGTACACCTTTAAAACACATCATGTGTAGCTACAGGTAATTAATGTTAGTGTAAACCACATCAGTATTACATTGTAAACTTTTCACCTTACATGTTGTGGCTCCCTTAGCAGAGTTTGGAGGTTTTCTTTCACAT carries:
- the LOC133648955 gene encoding lysophosphatidic acid receptor 4-like isoform X1, which translates into the protein MASLVLNETGMEDCGIDDSFKYNLYSVVYSVVFVLGLITNCAALFVFCFRMKMRNETTMFMTNLALSDLVFVFTLPFKVFYNVNRHWPFGDGLCKISGTAFITNIYGSMLFLTCISVDRFLAIVYPFRSRSIRTRRNAAMVCAAVWLTIVGGGISVTFFSTINSTNRATTCFEGFSKSTWRTYLSKITIFIEIVGFLLPLLANLVCSSLVLRTLRRPVTVGHGCDSKRRVLRMILVHLGIFIICFVPYNSNLFLYALVRTQALVNCSVERFARTLYPITLCLASLNCCLDPVVYYFTSESFQKSLSLGSKGSGSRPESIPRSDTETQDPANTLPRDTHTLARNGKDIKVSESQF